The Pyrus communis chromosome 5, drPyrComm1.1, whole genome shotgun sequence region TGTCCAATTGGACAAAAGGGCCGAGATTATAGTATCCTTAGACATTATGATGCATAATCTGATTATAGCATATAGCGACATACCAGGCAGTTTATGGCTGCATAATATTTCTCCTTTAACCAATACCCATACGCCAAATTGACTACAACAAGAAAAtacgaaaaataaataaaagccacATGACATATGAATAAGCTGTCAGAGCCAATCAATATTTCAATTAGAATGAAAACTAGCATGCATCTCAGGCCAAGCACAGTAAGGGCTATAAAGGTTATAATCAtaccaaaaaaataacaatacaaGGTCCTACAAATGATATTATATGCATCTCCTGTGCTTCTTCTATGGGGTGCAAATGAAAACcctaaagaagaaaataagaacCACTCCTTCCCAACTCTTCTGTTTCCCATTTGTGCCATTTGACCCTTTAGTATTATAATAACAAACAGACAGCACTTAAAAATCAACGAAAAAGAAAGACACAAAATAATGTTTTCCCCTCCATATCCAGCACGTACCTAACGTGTATATCCTTTGTATTCTCAAGTCAAACTtgttaaaatgataaaaaagatACATATTTGGAGTGTCAAATACCATCTACCCGCAGGTGAACGTAATTAATCATGTAGTAGGAAGCaggaaaaaaaatgttcaaGACAACAAATCATTTGCAGAGGTTCATTAGATAGCCAGTTCTACATCTGTACAATCTTAAAAATATACATCCACAAGGGAAAAAGAATGCACATGAGAAGAATTACCTACGCCCAGAGCTAGTATATTTGGAAGTGGACGAGTACAATAGAACAAAAGGTGGAACTGAACTGCAGTTagtatcacaaagaaagctTCCACTTGACGTCCAAACTTATGTCTAACctgaaaaaggaaacaaataaaaggcttccttatatttctttttcttttaagaaaCACAACTTAATGAACTGAACAAATTACAAGGAGTACAGAGCACGAGAAGAAAATAAGTATAAAGCAACAGCATACCTGAAGGCGAAAGAAGCATAATGTAGATAATATGATGCCACCTAATGCCAAACGAACTggcaaacagaaactaaaacaattTAGGAATTGTTATTATGAAAGGCAAGATATAAcatcaaaaaaaattataataaaaaaagatataaaCAGAATGTGAAAGGCATTCCCCATGAATGTCATccaacttttttctttctcacaaGAAGTAATAAATTAATAGATGATCCCAGGTGCATGAAAAGTATGTAGGAGGCATGAATTCCCACCAAAATGTACCACTGAATGCACAAAACAACGTGCTTTTCAAATAAATCCTCTGTGAGACTTCTCAGACTAGATGGCTTTCCAAATCGCCATTCCAGCAAGCAAGAAGGTCAGCCACAAATCTCAGCATAACCAGTAACCccagatacaaaaataaatactaATCTATATGGAGATCCGATAATAAGATGGAAACCATGGAATATTTGCTGCCACTCGTGAAGCAACACTCAGATGAATGTAAACTTACAAGAAATTTAAAGCACTAACCTGCTAAAAGACTATAAACCTTTGGCAAATGCAACAGTTCCATTGCTAAAACAGAAGGAGAAGCCAAACTTGAAACAAACAATGCACCTAGAAGAATGACATACCACACAAATCAGTGAAGTAAACACCTTCGAACATTTAATAATTCATCAACGAATAAGTACAATTTTCAAAAGTCTTAATAATTTATCCATGAGATAAAACACTAGAACAACTAAAACTGCTTAGAAATATGGGGATTGCCCCCAAAGGCTTTATTTGGCTAATTTACTCATTTAGACTTTAAATCATAAACTTAGTAACATTGACAGCGCATATTTTACAAGCTTACCGAGGAAAGTGCGAGGAACGACTCCAGGGAACTCCAAATGATCATACTACCAGGAGGCAAACATTTATCCAAACAAAGTAGTTAGATAGCCAAAAGGACCAACACATTCCAGAAAACATAACAGCTGACACAAGCTTATGAAGAGACGGATATATAAACTCACATTATCTATGCGATTTCGATAATACAGAATGTCATGCATTGCCTGATAACAagtaagaaaaacaaacaacaaacaacaaaattagAAGTAAGCAAAAGCACTAAAGAAGCTGAAAACGATACGCCGATAAACAATTCAGTTTTCCCAGATAACAAAATCATCTCCCCCATCATGTTATCAGTGAGCAGACCAAATTTgaacttcaaattttcatttaaatcctgtttaattttttgtatataCTGAAAATTTTTACATTTCCAACATTTTCCACCATTACAATTACCACAAATCACTGTAAGTCAATAATTTAACTCTCTTATTAGTAAATATTTCCAAGTTTTTCACTTTCATACACTTCAGgcaaatagagagagagagagagagagaggtgccACCTGGACATTGAAGCTTTCTTCAACCTTAGTGTAGGGCGCCATGAACACATAAAACGCAGCTATCGATCCAAGTACCAAATCGTAACCATGGCGctcaagaaaattggaaaacttgGAAGCCattgtttagagagagagagagagaaacacagACGCAGAcaggagatagagagagagagagttgaactGAAGTATGTGGGTCTACTTGTGGGCTGGGCCAGATCGATGTTTTATTGGGCTTGGGCTTTGGTTTagataaaaatttgaaacaagACACTTGACCAAGGACAACGTCAGTAGAACGTTGTAACAACCGTAGCCATAGCTGATAAGCCATGGAAGCTGTAACAGTAACCTCACCGCCTCTCTCTTTGCACCACCACTGCTTCCCGCCAAGCACACGCATCGCCGCCGCCAACTCTAATGACTGTAATAAACACCGCCAAACCTTCAAGCGGAAAGCTTTATCATCACGGCGGAAACAAACGACTCCGACATTCGAGGAACACCACGCGTTTCCGGACTCCTTGCCGCTCCACACGAAGAACCCACATGTCATTTACAAGGACATACAGAGCTTCGCAAGGAGAAATAAGATCGAGAAGGCCCTGAGTATCTTGGACTACTTGGACCAGCAGGGCATCCCGGTTAACGCCACCACATTCTCCGCCCTCATCGCCGCTTGTGTCCGTACAAGGTCGTTGGATCACGGCAAGCAAATCCACACGCATATTCGGATTAACGGGCTCGAAAACAATGACTTTATACGCACAAAGTTGGTAAATATGTACACTAGTTTTGGGTCAGTGGATGATGCACAGAAGCTGTTTGATGAAAGTTCTAGCAAGAACGTGTACTCGTGGAATGCCTTGCTTAGAGGCACTGTCATTGCTGGTGGGAAGCGGTACGGTGATGTTCTTGATACTTATTCAGAAATGCGGGTGTTAGGGGTGGAGTTGAATGTGTATAGTTTCTCTAGTGTGATTAAGAGCTTTGCAGGTGCTTCGGCACTGTCGCAAGGTTTGAAGACGCATGCCCTTTTGGTTAAGAACGGTTTCATTGATAGCGCGATTGTTCGGACGAGTTTGGTTGATTTGTACTTTAAATGTGGCAAGATTAAGCTTGCTCACCGCGTGTTTGAAGAATTTGGTGATAGAGATGTTGTTGTATGGGGAGCCATGATTGCAGGTTTTGCGCATAATAGGAGGCAAGGGGAAGCTTTGGAGTATGTTAGGATGATGGTAGATGAAGGAGTAAGGCTGAATTCAGTTATATTGACTAGTATTCTTCCTGTGATTGGGGACGTTGGGGCTCGAAAGCTAGGGCAGGAGCTTCATGCTTTTGTGGTGAAGACGAAAAGCTATTCCAAGCAGATTTTCATTCAGTCTGGCTTGATAGACATGTATTGCAAGTGTGGAGATATGGATATGGGGCGGCGGGTTTTTTATCATTCGAAGGAGAGGAATACAATTTGTTGGACTGCTTTGATGTCAGGTTATGTTGCAAATGGGAGGCCTGAGCAGGCATTGCGATCGATCATTTGGATGCAGCAGGAAGGGTTTAAGCCAGATTTGGTCACGATTGCCACCATCCTTCCAGTTTGTGCAGAATTGAAGGATTTGAAACGAGGGAAGGAGATACATGCGTATGCTGTGAAAAATTGTTTCTTGCCCAATGTATCTATAATTTCTTCTTTGATGGTGATGTACTCGAAGTGTGGCATCTTTGAGTACTCCGAAAGACTATTCGATGGGATGGAGAACAGAAATATTATTCTTTGGACGGCCATGATTGATTCCTATATTGACAACGGATGCCTCTACGAGGCACTAGGTCTGGTAAGGTCAATGGTCTTATCAAAGCACAGGCCAGATTCCGTTGCAATGGCAAGGATTTTGAACATTTGCAATGGCCTAAAGAATTTGAAGCTTGGGAAGGAAATTCATGGACAAGTTTTGAAGAAGAACTTTGAATCCATTCCTTTTGTTACTGCTGAAATTGTGAAAATGTATGGGCAATGTGGAGCCGTTGATCATGCAAAGTCTGTTTTCGATGCAATCCCTGTCAAGGGTTCAATGACTTGGACTGCAATCATAGAGGCTTATGCATACAATGACCTTTATCAAGAAGCTATCAATCTGTTCGATCAGATGAGATCTAAAGACTTCACTCCGAACCATTTCACTTTCCAGGTGGTTCTATCTATTTGCGATCGAGCTGGATTTGTTGATGATGCTTGCCGTATCTTCCATTTAATGTCTCGTGTGTACAAAGTTAAGGTGTCTGAGGAACAATATTCTCTAATCATTGGACTTCTTGATCGTTTTGGCCGCATTGAGGAGGCTCGAAGATTTACAACATTGAGTTCGTCTCTGTTGTAATGACGGATGGTTGGACCTTCCTTCTTTCATGTATAAACTTCGTAAGCTCTTGAaactttctttgtgattactaGTTTTCTGCAACTTCACAAATGTATAGAGACCCATTGTATCTTCATGTATGAGTAACATGgtaattttcaatttacttCAATGCGATCGTTGTTACCAATTTACAGTTATTTTTTTTACCTCCTCCTTGAATTAAGAACTTCATTAGGAATCTCATCAATTGAATCGAAATAAAATTCGAATCCAAACCCAAATGCAGATAGACGGTTTGTGAAATActtaaatcaaaatgtaagctcAAATTATCGAAAAATACATTCTAAAAAACAATTACAGTATAAAAAAGAATTGTTAACCTAATAGAGAATCACACCAGTTAAGCTCAAAAAGGTGATTAGTGGATCCATCTTCAAGGGGATTCAAAAAGACATAAACATGTGATCCATCTTGGACTCCATAATCAACGAGCAAAACTCCGTCTGCATCGTCATTCATGAGACGGCTACAATGACGATCATCGCTGTCACTGTCAAGAATCAAGATCAGACGGTGGTAAGGGAGCTTCTGCTGGGCTTCAATTTCCCGTTTTAGATCAGCGACCGTGGCCTCCTTTCCGACTTGAACATAGAAGAGAGTTCCTGTCAAAttctccaccaccaccttcATTGTCATGTCGAAATGTCGAAGTTTATTGTTAATTAAGACAAATTAAGCTCACTTTTggtctcttttttctttttcttttttccggtAACAACTTAAGCTCAGTTTATCTAGGCAATATTCATGCAGAAAGCTTGAGGGAGGCGTTCACGTATGCAGCATTCTCGGCAGTTTGTTACATGCACGTGCTGATATGCTGATGTGTTGGCTAGGTTgattaattagggttttcgGGACAAGAAGATGTCAAGGGCTCTCCGACGATCAAGATATTGAGAGAGCTAGAGTTTTCTCCGTGTGGAATATTGTGTTACCTGGAAAAAAGCCATCAGATGTCGAATATGTAGGAGAGTTGATAACGATTTAGGAATGTATTGCAAAAGAAGACATGATCCATTAATATAATTAATCCCTTGATTTGAGGTAAATATAATTTGACAACGATCTATGATATGATCGCATACCTAATATGTGTGTGTGGAGTTGTAAACGAGTCGAGCCGAACCAAATATCATTGTGTTCAAGTTTgccttgtttattttattttattttattttatttttttagctcGAGCTAGGTTGCGCTTGCTTCTGATACAAGCCGAGCTTGAACCAGAATAATTGTGAGATTTCTTCAATTATGACAATTCTGAATTTGAAATTGTGATTGATTTGATTCTAAAATATTAGAACAGAAATTGAAAACGTTGTTTCTGATCCGATCTATCCAAAATATAATCCCCAAGTGACCCATATGGTCAATAATTTGATTCTAAATTATTAGAACAGAAATTAAAAACGTTATTTTTGATCCGTTCTATCCGAAAAGATAATCCCTAAGTGACCCATATGGTCAATAATCTAAATGATAGCACAAGGGCACTTAAGTGTATCTATTATTACTTATTTTAGGTCAAATTTGTATTTTATGTAAAACTGAGAGGGATTTTCAGGAGTGAGGTCCAAATTTATTATgttacataatattttttttttcttaatcaatATACTAAGTATACGTATTTTATGCTGTACACAAAATTAACCTACTATTTTATCAATGTTCTGTTATTTAATATACACATTGTTGTATAATATGACATGCAAAGCAACAAGAGCACTCGCAATATTCACGTTACAAATTTTTATTGTATAGTTTCACATTAAATTATAGTGTTATGGTTGTTGGAATTTATATTTGATGAGGTTATGACTGTTTATGAACAAAGTTGCGATTATTCAATTAATATAAAGTAAGCATCCTAaaatggtgaaacattcaaaataccataaattgttcttgaagaattttaaaaattacaattgaaccaAAAGGAGTTAAAGTAATTCatcacattttaattttgaatgaatttaaaatttaaaattatagaggaaaaaaaaaactcccacATTAATAGGTGGTTTCATGTTTTTGCTTAATTTCctttttgaataattttttaataaaaatataaattagttatttaaacaaaattataacTATAAAGGCCAATTGCCAGGCTAGTTCAATTAAAGAGAAAAGTGAAACCTTTGTTTTGTAATTGAAGAGATACAACTATTGACTCttccaaacaaaacacaattttttttaaagagtcaCTTAGTCCACCCCATGCCAATTGCTTGGGTAATTGGGCAATCTAATCCCCAAAACTCGAAAGAGTCTCTCCACCCCAACCCAATCAATCATGCTATTAGGGAGCCAACACCACCAGACTCATCACTTAGGCGGAATGGCCCAAGTCTGTGACTAAGTGGATCTGATGTTAGGCTAACAACAGCCAagttctcttctttttttttttttttttttttttacgtcaAGTGCGTGGTTTTTAGGCACAGATAACGGCATTTAAGCCAACCAATAAGGTGTGATGGGGCCTGCGCTATAAGCGCACTCAGCCCAACCTAATGGGGGGTGATGTGGCACATTATGTGCttttggatttccaacggctataTTTCtgggccattggatttccaacggttaAAATTTTTTGAATTCAATCCTAACGGTTAGTACATGTGGCGACATTTGGGCCGTCAAAGTTTATCATCAACAGTccatatttttttgaattaaaaaaaaaagataa contains the following coding sequences:
- the LOC137735532 gene encoding pentatricopeptide repeat-containing protein At1g71460, chloroplastic gives rise to the protein MEAVTVTSPPLSLHHHCFPPSTRIAAANSNDCNKHRQTFKRKALSSRRKQTTPTFEEHHAFPDSLPLHTKNPHVIYKDIQSFARRNKIEKALSILDYLDQQGIPVNATTFSALIAACVRTRSLDHGKQIHTHIRINGLENNDFIRTKLVNMYTSFGSVDDAQKLFDESSSKNVYSWNALLRGTVIAGGKRYGDVLDTYSEMRVLGVELNVYSFSSVIKSFAGASALSQGLKTHALLVKNGFIDSAIVRTSLVDLYFKCGKIKLAHRVFEEFGDRDVVVWGAMIAGFAHNRRQGEALEYVRMMVDEGVRLNSVILTSILPVIGDVGARKLGQELHAFVVKTKSYSKQIFIQSGLIDMYCKCGDMDMGRRVFYHSKERNTICWTALMSGYVANGRPEQALRSIIWMQQEGFKPDLVTIATILPVCAELKDLKRGKEIHAYAVKNCFLPNVSIISSLMVMYSKCGIFEYSERLFDGMENRNIILWTAMIDSYIDNGCLYEALGLVRSMVLSKHRPDSVAMARILNICNGLKNLKLGKEIHGQVLKKNFESIPFVTAEIVKMYGQCGAVDHAKSVFDAIPVKGSMTWTAIIEAYAYNDLYQEAINLFDQMRSKDFTPNHFTFQVVLSICDRAGFVDDACRIFHLMSRVYKVKVSEEQYSLIIGLLDRFGRIEEARRFTTLSSSLL
- the LOC137734218 gene encoding uncharacterized protein codes for the protein MTMKVVVENLTGTLFYVQVGKEATVADLKREIEAQQKLPYHRLILILDSDSDDRHCSRLMNDDADGVLLVDYGVQDGSHVYVFLNPLEDGSTNHLFELNWCDSLLG